From one Lolium rigidum isolate FL_2022 chromosome 4, APGP_CSIRO_Lrig_0.1, whole genome shotgun sequence genomic stretch:
- the LOC124650289 gene encoding uncharacterized solute carrier family 35 member C320.08-like codes for MIGLFAGFAAVFLVFRTTAPFVIKMSGATLFNLSLLTTDVWAVAVRIFFYHQQVNWIYYIAFSIVAIGLVIYSVNESSSDDDIVASTTEQATQYEQLSRE; via the exons ATG ATAGGCTTGTTCGCAGGATTTGCGGCAGTATTTTTGGTGTTCAGAACCACTGCTCCTTTTGTTATTAAG ATGAGTGGAGCAACTCTGTTCAACCTCTCGCTCTTAACAACTGATGTTTGGGCGGTTGCAGTTCGAATTTTCTTCTATCATCAGCAG GTAAATTGGATCTACTATATAGCATTTTCTATTGTAGCTATTGGTTTGGTCATCTACTCCGTGAA TGAGAGTTCTTCAGATGATGATATAGTTGCAAGTACAACAGAACAAGCAACACAGTATGAACAACTTTCACGCGAGTGA